From a single Phragmites australis chromosome 7, lpPhrAust1.1, whole genome shotgun sequence genomic region:
- the LOC133924717 gene encoding putative glucuronosyltransferase PGSIP8 isoform X2, with the protein MNLTDVAKLSMRCHGAVAIDEHHVLVPNSSTMQRSMMPLWFCCGRALQEGAREGDVPAVERSRKDDGVNVVSVENLKNPYEKQENFNIRFKLTLNKLYAWSLVSYERVVMLDSDNIFLQNTDELFQCGQFCAVFINPCIFHTGLFVLQPSMDVFKNMLHELAVGRENPDGADQGFLASYFPDLLDQPMFHPPANGTKLDGTYRLPLGYQMDASYYYLKLRWSIPCGPNSVVTFPSAPWFKPWYWWSWPVLPLGLSWHEQRREDLGYSSELPLVLIQALLYIGVIAVIRLVRPGLSKMCYNRRMEKSTIFLLSLLRVVAAWSILAAYTIPFFIIPRTVHPLLGWSLYLLGSFSLSSIVINIFLLQPLPVLMTWFGIIGALLVMAFPWYLNGVVRALAVFAYTFCCAPLIWASLVKTMSSLQILIERDAFRLGEPNQSAEFTKLY; encoded by the exons ATGAATCTCACTGATGTGGCCAAGCTGAGCATGCGCTGCCACGGAGCTGTTGCTATAGACGAGCATCACGTTCTGGTCCCGAACAGCTCCACCATGCAGCGTTCCATGATGCCCTTGTGGTTTTGCTGCGGCAGGGCTCTGCAGGAGGGAGCCAGGGAGGGCGACGTGCCAGCAGTGGAGCGGAGCAG GAAAGATGATGGTGTGAATGTAGTCTCTGTGGAGAATTTGAAGAATCCATATGAGAAACAAGAAAACTTTAACATACGATTCAAGTTGACTTTAAACAAGCTGTATGCTTGGAGCTTAGTTTCATATGAACGAGTTGTTATGCTTGACTCAGACAACATTTTCCTCCAGAACACTGATGAGTTATTTCAGTGCGGCCAGTTCTGTGCTGTCTTCATCAATCCATGTATCTTCCATACAGGCCTCTTTGTACTTCAG cCCTCAATGGACGTTTTTAAGAACATGCTGCATGAACTAGCTGTTGGGCGTGAAAACCCTGATGGTGCAGACCAGGGCTTCCTTGCTAGCTATTTCCCGGACTTGCTTGATCAGCCAATGTTTCATCCACCAGCTAATGGTACTAAACTTGATGGTACTTATCGCCTCCCTCTAGGCTACCAGATGGATGCATCCTATTATT ATCTAAAGCTTCGCTGGAGTATTCCATGCGGACCAAACAGTGTGGTTACATTTCCGAGTGCTCCATGGTTTAAGCCATGGTATTGGTGGTCTTGGCCAGTTTTACCTTTGGGTCTCTCTTGGCATGAACAACGTCGTGAAGACCTAGG GTATTCATCGGAGCTACCGTTGGTATTAATCCAGGCTCTACTATACATTGGAGTCATTGCAGTGATCCGACTTGTGCGGCCTGGCTTATCCAAGATGTGCTACAACAGAAGAATGGAGAAAAGCACTATATTTTTGCTCTCCCTGCTCAGAGTAGTGGCAGCATGGTCCATACTTGCAGCTTACACCATTCCCTTCTTCATCATCCCACGGACTGTGCATCCGTTGCTTGGCTGGTCTCTGTACTTGCTCggttctttctctctttcttccaTTGTGATCAacatcttcctcctccagccacTTCCTGTCCTCATGACATGGTTTGGGATCATCGGCGCACTCCTTGTGATGGCTTTCCCTTGGTATCTAAATGGTGTTGTCAGGGCCTTGGCAGTGTTCGCTTACACGTTCTGCTGTGCACCCTTGATATGGGCATCTTTGGTCAAGACAATGAGCTCCTTGCAGATCCTAATTGAGAGGGATGCATTCAGGCTCGGAGAACCTAACCAGAGCGCCGAGTTCACAAAGCTCTACTGA
- the LOC133924717 gene encoding putative glucuronosyltransferase PGSIP8 isoform X1, which translates to MVRSWWRSLGLPLFVAAWVAVVAAGAGAEVAAAAGPRRHAYAAMMYMGTPRDYEFYVATRVMMRSLGRLSADADRVVIASLDVPPLWVQSLKDDGVNVVSVENLKNPYEKQENFNIRFKLTLNKLYAWSLVSYERVVMLDSDNIFLQNTDELFQCGQFCAVFINPCIFHTGLFVLQPSMDVFKNMLHELAVGRENPDGADQGFLASYFPDLLDQPMFHPPANGTKLDGTYRLPLGYQMDASYYYLKLRWSIPCGPNSVVTFPSAPWFKPWYWWSWPVLPLGLSWHEQRREDLGYSSELPLVLIQALLYIGVIAVIRLVRPGLSKMCYNRRMEKSTIFLLSLLRVVAAWSILAAYTIPFFIIPRTVHPLLGWSLYLLGSFSLSSIVINIFLLQPLPVLMTWFGIIGALLVMAFPWYLNGVVRALAVFAYTFCCAPLIWASLVKTMSSLQILIERDAFRLGEPNQSAEFTKLY; encoded by the exons gcggcggcggggccACGACGGCACGCGTACGCGGCGATGATGTACATGGGCACGCCCCGGGACTACGAGTTCTACGTGGCCACGCGCGTCATGATGCGGTCGCTGGGCCGGCTCAGCGCCGACGCCGACCGCGTCGTGATCGCGTCCCTCGACGTCCCGCCGCTCTGGGTCCAGTCGCT GAAAGATGATGGTGTGAATGTAGTCTCTGTGGAGAATTTGAAGAATCCATATGAGAAACAAGAAAACTTTAACATACGATTCAAGTTGACTTTAAACAAGCTGTATGCTTGGAGCTTAGTTTCATATGAACGAGTTGTTATGCTTGACTCAGACAACATTTTCCTCCAGAACACTGATGAGTTATTTCAGTGCGGCCAGTTCTGTGCTGTCTTCATCAATCCATGTATCTTCCATACAGGCCTCTTTGTACTTCAG cCCTCAATGGACGTTTTTAAGAACATGCTGCATGAACTAGCTGTTGGGCGTGAAAACCCTGATGGTGCAGACCAGGGCTTCCTTGCTAGCTATTTCCCGGACTTGCTTGATCAGCCAATGTTTCATCCACCAGCTAATGGTACTAAACTTGATGGTACTTATCGCCTCCCTCTAGGCTACCAGATGGATGCATCCTATTATT ATCTAAAGCTTCGCTGGAGTATTCCATGCGGACCAAACAGTGTGGTTACATTTCCGAGTGCTCCATGGTTTAAGCCATGGTATTGGTGGTCTTGGCCAGTTTTACCTTTGGGTCTCTCTTGGCATGAACAACGTCGTGAAGACCTAGG GTATTCATCGGAGCTACCGTTGGTATTAATCCAGGCTCTACTATACATTGGAGTCATTGCAGTGATCCGACTTGTGCGGCCTGGCTTATCCAAGATGTGCTACAACAGAAGAATGGAGAAAAGCACTATATTTTTGCTCTCCCTGCTCAGAGTAGTGGCAGCATGGTCCATACTTGCAGCTTACACCATTCCCTTCTTCATCATCCCACGGACTGTGCATCCGTTGCTTGGCTGGTCTCTGTACTTGCTCggttctttctctctttcttccaTTGTGATCAacatcttcctcctccagccacTTCCTGTCCTCATGACATGGTTTGGGATCATCGGCGCACTCCTTGTGATGGCTTTCCCTTGGTATCTAAATGGTGTTGTCAGGGCCTTGGCAGTGTTCGCTTACACGTTCTGCTGTGCACCCTTGATATGGGCATCTTTGGTCAAGACAATGAGCTCCTTGCAGATCCTAATTGAGAGGGATGCATTCAGGCTCGGAGAACCTAACCAGAGCGCCGAGTTCACAAAGCTCTACTGA